A genome region from Setaria italica strain Yugu1 chromosome III, Setaria_italica_v2.0, whole genome shotgun sequence includes the following:
- the LOC101774421 gene encoding endoglucanase 13 yields the protein MARLMTKTSATLVMAAAFLLLAAADASSSYDYAGAFDKCLQFFEAQRSGKLPADRRVKWRGDSALTDGFSQGVDLVGGYYDSGDHVKFGFPMAYAVTMLSWGVLEFEKEMVAANNLQRALDAIRWGTNYFIKAHTEPNGLWVQVGDGDSDHLCWERAEDMSTPRTAFKIDRNHPGSEVAGETAAALAAAAKAFRPYDSMYADLLLLHAKQLFTFADTFRGRYDDSLQSAKKFYPSESGYQDELLWSAVWLYEATGDEEYLRYVSQNAEAFGGIGWSVLEFSWDNKYAGLQVLLSKVLFEGGAGVAAYADTLKQFQAKAEFFLCACLQKNNGHNIRMTPGGLLYVDDWNNMQYVSSATFLLTVYADYLAVSHGSLKCPDGEVKPDEIVRFAKSQVDYVLGKNPKGMSYMVGYGSYFPTHVHHRGASIPSVHGEKATVGCMDGFDKYYNSKGADPNVLNGAIVGGPDGNDGFVDDRCNYQSAEPTISGNAPICGVFARLASEPPAASDSSPAPAYSPPHESSPSKGSPLELVHTVSNSWTTNGVEYYRHVVTAKNTCGHPITSLKLHIKELSGPIYGVSAAKEKDTYEFPAWLTRLGAGEQLTIVYIQPGGPAAKISVVNYKTA from the exons ATGGCGCGGTTGATGACCAAGACGTCGGCCACCTTGGTGATGGCAGCCgcgttcctcctcctcgctgcgGCGGACGCGTCGTCGTCGTACGACTACGCCGGCGCGTTCGACAAGTGCCTGCAGTTCTTCGAGGCGCAGCGGTCTGGGAAGCTCCCCGCCGACCGCCGCGTCAAGTGGCGCGGCGACTCCGCCCTCACCGACGGCTTCTCCCAGGGG GTGGATTTGGTGGGCGGGTACTACGACTCCGGCGACCACGTCAAGTTTGGGTTCCCCATGGCGTACGCGGTGACGATGCTGTCCTGGGGAGTGCTCGAGTTCGAGAAGGAGATGGTCGCCGCCAACAACCTCCAGCGCGCCCTCGACGCCATCCGCTGGGGCACCAACTACTTCATCAAGGCCCACACCGAGCCCAACGGCCTATGGGTCCAG GTGGGCGACGGGGACAGCGACCACCTGTGCTGGGAGCGCGCGGAGGACATGTCGACGCCGAGGACGGCGTTCAAGATCGACAGGAACCACCCGGGATCCGAGGTCGCCGGCGAGACGGCGGCTgcgctggccgccgcggccAAGGCCTTCCGCCCGTACGACTCCATGTACGCGGACCTCCTGTTGCTGCACGCCAAGCAG CTCTTCACATTCGCCGACACGTTCAGAGGCAGGTATGATGACTCCCTGCAGAGCGCCAAGAAGTTCTATCCTTCTGAATCTGGCTACCAG GACGAGCTGCTCTGGTCGGCGGTGTGGCTGTACGAGGCGACCGGCGACGAGGAGTACCTGAGGTACGTGTCCCAGAACGCCGAGGCCTTCGGCGGGATCGGCTGGTCCGTGCTCGAGTTCTCCTGGGACAACAAGTACGCCGGCCTCCAGGTGCTCCTCTCCAAGGTGCTCTTCGAGGGAGGCGCTGGCGTCGCCGCCTACGCCGACACGCTGAAGCAGTTCCAGGCCAAGGCCGAGTTCTTCCTCTGCGCCTGCCTCCAGAAGAACAATGGCCACAACATCAGGATGACGCCCGGGGGGCTCCTGTACGTGGACGACTGGAACAACATGCAGTACGTGAGCTCCGCCACCTTCCTCCTCACCGTCTACGCCGACTACCTCGCCGTGTCGCACGGATCGCTCAAGTGCCCCGACGGCGAGGTCAAGCCCGACGAGATCGTCAGGTTCGCCAAGTCCCAGGTGGACTACGTCCTGGGCAAGAACCCCAAGGGCATGAGCTACATGGTCGGCTACGGCAGCTACTTCCCGACGCACGTGCACCACCGCGGCGCGTCCATCCCGTCCGTCCACGGCGAGAAGGCCACGGTCGGGTGCATGGACGGCTTCGACAAGTACTACAACAGCAAGGGCGCTGACCCCAACGTGCTCAACGGCGCCATCGTCGGCGGGCCTGACGGCAACGACGGATTCGTCGACGACCGCTGCAACTACCAGAGTGCCGAGCCCACCATCTCCGGGAACGCGCCCATCTGCGGCGTCTTCGCCCGCCTCGCCTCcgagccgcccgccgcctccg ACAGCAGCCCGGCGCCTGCCTACTCGCCGCCACATGAATCTTCGCCATCAAAGG GCTCTCCGCTGGAGTTGGTGCACACGGTGAGCAACTCGTGGACGACGAACGGCGTGGAGTACTACCGGCACGTCGTCACGGCCAAGAACACGTGCGGCCACCCTATCACGTCCCTGAAGCTGCACATCAAGGAGCTGTCCGGGCCCATCTACGGCGTGTCCGCCGCCAAGGAGAAGGACACGTACGAGTTCCCCGCGTGGCTCAcccgcctcggcgccggcgagcagcTCACCATCGTGTACATCCAGCCGGGCGGCCCCGCGGCCAAGATCTCCGTCGTCAACTACAAGACCGCTTGA
- the LOC101774823 gene encoding probable acyl-activating enzyme 5, peroxisomal: MDRLGANPANSCPLTPLGFLERSATVFGDCPSVVYHDTVFTWSQTHRRCLRLASALVSLGISRGDIVSVLLPNVPAMYEMHFGVPMSGAVLNTINTRLDARTVAVLLHHSGSKLVFADPASLPLIRDAMKQLPPGHPAPRVIPVEDPHEKEFPAAPPGTLTYERLLEKGDPEFAWVRPASEWDPMILNYTSGTTSAPKGVVHCHRGIFLVTMDSLVAWAVPPQPTYLWTLPMFHANGWSFPWGVAVVGGTNVCLRRVDATEVYATIARRGVNHLCGAPVVLNMLANAPDGVRQPLQGKVRILTAGAPPPAAVLNRTESIGFEVSHGYGLTETAGLVMSCAWKGEWNKLPASERARLKARQGVRTPGMAEVDIIDGETGRSVPRDGSTMGEIVLRGGCLMLGYLDDDKATRAAIRDDGWFYTGDVGVMHPDGYMEIRDRSKDVIISGGENISSVEVESVLYNHPAVNEAAVVARPDEFWGETPCAFLSLKEGSPGAVTASDVMAWCRERMPRYMVPKTVVFRAELPKTSTGKIQKYVLRNLAKEMGPTRKGASSSSKM; encoded by the exons ATGGACAGGCTCGGCGCTAACCCGGCCAACTCGTGCCCGCTCACGCCGCTGGGCTTCCTGGAGCGCTCGGCGACCGTGTTCGGCGACTGCCCCTCCGTCGTATACCACGACACCGTCTTCACCTGGTCACAGACGCACCGGCGatgcctccgcctcgcctccgcgcTCGTCTCCCTCGGCATCTCCCGCGGCGACATC GTGTCCGTGCTGTTGCCCAACGTGCCTGCCATGTACGAGATGCACTTCGGCGTGCCCATGAGCGGCGCCGTGCTCAACACCATCAACACGCGCCTCGACGCGCGCACGGTCGCCGTCCTGCTCCACCACTCGGGTTCCAAGCTCGTCTTCGCCGACCCGGCCTCGCTCCCGCTCATCCGAGACGCGATGAAGCAGCTCCCGCCCGGGCACCCGGCGCCGCGCGTCATCCCCGTCGAGGACCCCCACGAGAAGGAGTTCCCGGCCGCCCCGCCCGGGACCTTGACGTACGAGAGGCTCCTCGAGAAGGGCGATCCGGAGTTCGCGTGGGTGCGACCGGCCAGCGAGTGGGACCCGATGATACTGAACTACACCTCCGGCACGACGTCGGCGCCCAAGGGCGTGGTGCACTGCCACCGCGGCATCTTCCTGGTCACCATGGACTCGCTCGTGGCGTGGGCGGTGCCGCCGCAGCCGACGTACCTGTGGACGCTGCCCATGTTCCACGCCAACGGCTGGAGCTTCCCGTGGGGGGTGGCCGTGGTGGGCGGCACCAACGTGTGCCTCCGCCGCGTCGACGCCACCGAGGTGTACGCCACCATCGCGCGCCGCGGGGTCAACCACCTCTGCGGCGCGCCCGTAGTGCTCAACATGCTGGCCAACGCCCCCGACGGTGTGCGGCAGCCGCTCCAGGGAAAGGTGCGCATCCTcaccgccggcgcgccgccgccggcggccgtgctGAACCGCACGGAGTCCATCGGCTTCGAGGTCAGCCACGGTTACGGGCTGACCGAGACCGCGGGGCTCGTCATGAGCTGCGCGTGGAAGGGCGAGTGGAACAAGCTCCCGGCGTCGGAGCGGGCTCGGCTCAAGGCGAGGCAGGGCGTGCGCACGCCGGGCATGGCCGAGGTGGACATCATCGACGGCGAGACCGGGCGCAGCGTGCCCCGGGACGGGTCGACGATGGGCGAGATCGTGCTCCGCGGCGGGTGCCTCATGCTCGGCTACCTGGACGACGACAAGGCGACCAGGGCGGCGATACGGGACGACGGGTGGTTCTACACGGGGGACGTGGGCGTGATGCACCCGGACGGGTACATGGAGATCCGGGACCGGTCCAAGGACGTGATCATCAGCGGCGGGGAGAACATCAGCAGCGTGGAGGTGGAGTCGGTGCTGTACAACCACCCGGCGGTGaacgaggcggcggtggtggcgcggccggaCGAGTTCTGGGGAGAGACGCCGTGCGCGTTCCTGAGCCTCAAGGAGGGATCGCCGGGCGCGGTGACCGCCAGCGACGTCATGGCGTGGTGCCGGGAGCGCATGCCGCGCTACATGGTGCCCAAGACGGTGGTGTTCCGGGCCGAGCTGCCCAAGACATCCACGGGAAAGATCCAGAAGTACGTGCTCCGGAaccttgccaaggagatggggCCGACGCGCAAGGGCGCCAGTAGCAGCAGCAAGATGTAG